From the genome of Pseudomonas sp. FP453:
CATCCGCACCCGCTGCTCGTTGGAGATCAGGCGCAGGAGAAACCATTTCTGCTTCTGGCCGATACACAGCGGTTGGCTGTGGGTACGCACCAGGCGTTGCGGTAAACGATAACGCAACCAGCCACGGGTGCAGGCCAGAATCTGTACATCTTCGCGCTCAAGGCCGACTTCTTCGTTCAACTCACGGTACAAGGCGTCTTCAGGGGTTTCGTCGGGGTTGATTCCACCTTGAGGAAACTGCCAGGCATCTTGGTTGATTCGGCGAGCCCATAGCACCTGTCCGGCATCATTCGTAAGAATAATCCCGACATTAGGACGGAAACCATCGGGGTCGATCACGGCAACAACCTCGCAAACGCATGTCGCCGCATTGTTCCACAAAGGTTGTTGCAGCGGCAACGAGGCTTCTTACCTTATGTGCACTCTTGTGAAAAGACCGTATTCTGGACGCCTTTTTACAGACTTTTCAGCGAGTAACTGCAATGCGCCTGGCTTTATTCGACTTGGACAACACCCTTCTCGGCGGTGACAGCGATCACGCGTGGGGCGATTACCTCTGTGAACGCGGGATTCTCGACCCCATCGCCTACAAGGCCCGCAACGACGAGTTCTACCAGGATTACCTGGCCGGCAAGCTGGACAACGCCGCCTACCTGAACTTCAGCCTGGAAATCCTCGGCCGCACCGAGATGGCCCAACTCGACGAGTGGCACCGCGACTTCATGCGCGACTGCATCGAACCGCTGATGCTGCCAAAGGCCGTGGAACTGCTGGCCAAGCACCGCGCCGCCGGCGACACCCTGGTGATCATTACCGCCACCAACCGTTTCGTCACCGCGCCGATTGCCGCACGCCTGGGCGTGGAAACCCTGATCGCCACCGAGTGCGAGATGGACAACGGCCGCTACACCGGGCGCAGCACCGACGTGCCGTGCTTCCGTGAGGGCAAGGTGACGCGTTTGAATCGTTGGTTGGCAGAGACCGGGTTCAGCCTGGAAGACAGCTATTTCTATAGCGATTCGATGAATGACCTGCCGCTGTTGGAGCAGGTGACGCACCCCGTAGCGGTGGATCCGGATCCGAATCTGCGGGCTGAGGCGGAGAAGCGTGGGTGGCCGGTGATTACATTGCGCAGCTGATGGCGCTATCGCAGGCAAGCCAGCTCCCACACTCGACCGAGTTCCAACATGAGAATGAGGTCAAAAGGTGGGAGCTGGCTTGCCTGCGATGCAGACGACTCTGTCTAGAGCCCTAAACCGGCTTGGCGCCCATGAGCCCCGCAATCGCCACAAACCCCACCAGGCTGACCACCGCCAGCACCAGGGTGAAATTCAAGCTACCACCCTCGCCCTTACGCAGACGATTAAGCCGCGCCACCAACCAGAACCACGCCAGCGCCGCCACGGTGTAGAGCAGGCTGGAACCCAGAATCCACGTCTGCCCCAGCGGCCAGCCAACCAAATGCACCAGCCACCAGCCGGTAAACGGCATGCTGACCACGCAAATCCCCATCAATAACCACACAAACACCCACGGGCGCTGCACGGTGACCGCCGGGCCGGCGCTGCGTTTGCGCCAGGCCAGCAGCGCCAGGCCCAGGCCGCTGAGCAGCAGCAACACCGTCGCCGCAATGTGGATAACTTTCAGGGTGATCAGGGTTTCCATCTCTCGTATTCCTTAAAGGCCGCCCCAATCAGCGTAGTCGCTCAACCGAGGAACAGTTTGTAGGCCGGGTTATCGCTTTCATCCCAGTACGGGTAGCCGATGGCTTCCAGGGCTGCCGGCACCAGGTGACGCTCGTTCGCCGGCACTTGCAGGCCAGCGACCACACGGCCGTCAGCTGCGCCGTGGTTGCGATAGTGGAACATCGAGATGTTCCAGCGCCCGCCTAATTTGTTAAGAAAGTTGAACAACGCCCCCGGGCGTTCCGGGAATTCGAAGCGGAACACCACTTCATTGCTGACGTGCGCCGCATGGCCGCCGACCATATGGCG
Proteins encoded in this window:
- a CDS encoding HAD family phosphatase, with amino-acid sequence MRLALFDLDNTLLGGDSDHAWGDYLCERGILDPIAYKARNDEFYQDYLAGKLDNAAYLNFSLEILGRTEMAQLDEWHRDFMRDCIEPLMLPKAVELLAKHRAAGDTLVIITATNRFVTAPIAARLGVETLIATECEMDNGRYTGRSTDVPCFREGKVTRLNRWLAETGFSLEDSYFYSDSMNDLPLLEQVTHPVAVDPDPNLRAEAEKRGWPVITLRS
- a CDS encoding DUF2269 family protein; the encoded protein is METLITLKVIHIAATVLLLLSGLGLALLAWRKRSAGPAVTVQRPWVFVWLLMGICVVSMPFTGWWLVHLVGWPLGQTWILGSSLLYTVAALAWFWLVARLNRLRKGEGGSLNFTLVLAVVSLVGFVAIAGLMGAKPV
- a CDS encoding RNA pyrophosphohydrolase, with amino-acid sequence MIDPDGFRPNVGIILTNDAGQVLWARRINQDAWQFPQGGINPDETPEDALYRELNEEVGLEREDVQILACTRGWLRYRLPQRLVRTHSQPLCIGQKQKWFLLRLISNEQRVRMDLTGKPEFDGWRWVSYWYPLGQVVTFKREVYRRALKELAPRLLARD